A single genomic interval of Terriglobus albidus harbors:
- a CDS encoding DegT/DnrJ/EryC1/StrS family aminotransferase, with protein MIRDPEKPIRTRPLPDEYPGVHSMDEDEVEAAVRVVRSKSLYRYYGVNPQHEVSAFEAEFARFIGARHAVAVTSGTSALHTALCALQVGPGDEVIIPAYMWVSVVAAVVNLGAIPVLAEIDETFGLDPADVERKINPRTAGIIAVHMNGCAVNIPRLAAIARRHSVFLLEDCAQCVGATVAGRRVGTFGDVAIFSFQLNKNMTVGEAGAVVTNDEHLYRRVVAIQDSGYSRSDTDELQMDDATSYGWGRGVRMDELRAAVLRVQLRKVETTIERMRHSKSRILESLYPRQQIAFRRRIDPAGDTSCFLLTIFPHRDTAREINRLMRLHGITTKSPDTSNILLANYGMHVYYNIPSLVQKIGTGKHGFPWTLAENQNSVYSYERGACPASDDLFERTQLLVIPSCLTTQDEEDIIESFHQAMDAVLGPVTSMTSRLDQREYLTSPCG; from the coding sequence ATGATCCGCGATCCTGAAAAGCCGATCCGAACACGGCCTCTGCCGGATGAGTATCCGGGTGTCCATTCCATGGATGAGGACGAGGTTGAGGCGGCCGTCCGGGTTGTCCGAAGCAAGTCTCTCTATCGCTACTACGGCGTAAATCCTCAACATGAGGTCTCTGCGTTTGAGGCAGAGTTTGCCCGGTTTATCGGAGCGCGGCACGCCGTTGCAGTAACCAGTGGAACCTCGGCCTTACATACCGCGCTTTGCGCACTGCAGGTCGGACCGGGTGACGAGGTCATCATTCCCGCATATATGTGGGTCTCGGTAGTTGCAGCGGTCGTGAATCTCGGAGCGATTCCCGTACTCGCTGAGATCGACGAGACCTTCGGCCTGGATCCTGCCGATGTGGAGCGTAAGATCAACCCGCGTACGGCAGGCATTATCGCGGTTCACATGAACGGATGTGCGGTGAACATCCCGCGGCTGGCGGCGATTGCCCGCCGACACAGCGTGTTCCTGCTGGAGGACTGTGCTCAGTGTGTCGGCGCCACGGTTGCCGGCCGTCGTGTCGGTACCTTCGGCGACGTCGCTATCTTCAGCTTTCAGTTAAATAAGAACATGACGGTCGGCGAAGCCGGCGCGGTCGTGACCAATGACGAACATCTCTATCGCCGGGTGGTGGCCATACAGGACTCGGGCTACTCGCGCAGCGATACCGATGAGCTGCAGATGGATGACGCCACCTCCTATGGCTGGGGCCGCGGCGTCCGCATGGACGAGCTGCGTGCCGCCGTCTTGCGGGTGCAGTTGCGGAAGGTGGAGACGACGATCGAACGCATGCGGCACAGTAAGAGCCGCATCCTTGAGTCCCTCTATCCGCGCCAGCAGATCGCGTTTCGCCGCCGTATCGATCCGGCAGGCGACACCAGTTGCTTCCTGCTGACGATCTTCCCGCATCGGGATACAGCGAGAGAGATCAACCGCCTGATGCGGCTGCACGGCATCACCACGAAGTCGCCCGACACCAGCAATATCCTGCTGGCCAACTACGGCATGCATGTTTACTACAACATCCCCTCGCTGGTGCAGAAGATCGGGACCGGCAAGCACGGTTTTCCCTGGACGCTGGCCGAAAACCAGAACTCGGTCTACAGCTACGAGCGAGGTGCGTGTCCTGCATCGGACGATCTCTTTGAACGTACCCAATTGCTCGTGATTCCGTCCTGCCTGACGACGCAGGATGAAGAAGACATCATCGAATCGTTCCATCAAGCGATGGATGCTGTGCTGGGCCCGGTGACCTCCATGACAAGCCGCCTCGATCAGAGAGAGTACCTGACCAGCCCCTGCGGCTAG
- a CDS encoding LacI family DNA-binding transcriptional regulator — translation MPRRPAKPNGIREIAIALGISIGTVDRALHNRPGISEQTRERVLRMAKKLNYSPNVAARHLKLSRTLRFGIFLPERVAVFFDSMRAGMRLAAERLTTTAPLELQFFSFPRLGDGDVECMERARWRQFDGIVLAPGNPSALSALFRREDAPPILFIGSDAPLLGRIASVSVDATVSGNIAADLLGRVLPEAAKVAMVAGDLRIQDHSEKLRGFSASLAVHAPHLRLLPPLESHEDPEEGYQAARRLFRRHRDLGGIYLGTANSLPVLRAADEAKLLGRLKIVTTDIFPELIPLIETDRILCSVHQRPFTQGRMAIELLYAHLLGLKTVPPVIRLAPHLVLRSNLSLFADGLDQDTQLPD, via the coding sequence GTGCCCAGACGTCCCGCCAAACCCAACGGCATTCGTGAGATCGCAATAGCGCTGGGCATTTCCATCGGCACGGTAGACCGCGCTCTTCACAACCGTCCCGGGATCAGCGAGCAGACCCGCGAACGTGTGTTGCGCATGGCGAAGAAGCTGAACTACTCGCCGAATGTCGCAGCACGGCACCTGAAGCTCTCACGAACGCTGCGCTTCGGGATCTTTCTTCCGGAACGCGTTGCGGTCTTCTTCGATTCGATGCGGGCAGGAATGCGTCTCGCCGCCGAACGTCTGACGACCACAGCTCCTCTTGAACTGCAGTTTTTCAGTTTCCCGCGTCTGGGAGACGGCGACGTGGAGTGCATGGAGCGAGCCCGCTGGCGCCAATTCGATGGCATTGTGCTGGCCCCGGGCAATCCCTCGGCCCTATCAGCACTGTTTCGCAGGGAGGACGCTCCTCCGATTCTCTTTATCGGCAGCGACGCGCCTCTGCTGGGGCGTATTGCGTCCGTTTCGGTAGACGCCACGGTCAGCGGCAATATCGCCGCTGATCTGCTGGGGCGTGTGCTCCCCGAGGCTGCGAAGGTGGCGATGGTCGCGGGAGACCTCCGCATCCAGGACCACAGTGAAAAGCTGCGAGGCTTCTCCGCGTCGCTGGCTGTCCATGCGCCTCATCTCAGGCTGCTGCCGCCGTTGGAGTCCCACGAAGACCCCGAGGAAGGCTATCAGGCGGCGCGCCGGCTCTTCCGGCGTCATCGCGATCTCGGCGGTATCTATCTTGGAACGGCAAATAGCCTGCCAGTGTTGCGTGCTGCCGATGAGGCGAAGCTCCTGGGCCGTTTGAAGATTGTGACGACCGACATCTTTCCAGAGCTGATTCCTCTTATCGAGACCGACCGGATTCTCTGCTCTGTGCATCAGCGGCCGTTTACACAGGGTCGTATGGCTATCGAGCTGCTCTACGCCCATCTGCTGGGGCTGAAGACGGTTCCGCCAGTTATCAGGCTGGCGCCGCATCTGGTGCTTCGCAGCAACCTATCGCTCTTCGCCGACGGGCTGGATCAGGACACCCAATTGCCGGACTAG
- the galK gene encoding galactokinase: MSTSFSTQHETVFRAPARVNLLGEHTDYSGGYVLPIAIPYYTEVKIADGDSRHYLFRSHQFSGVAEGGWRDLQERRHSWSDYPVGVLHELVKLGISPPPFVMDVSGNVPLGAGLSSSASIEVASCLALLHRSGKTMTDAEIALLCQRAENIFVQSPCGIMDQFVVTAAKQGHALLLQTRDLTYDLVPVTSGALADLRIVACNSLVKHSIAAGDYGSRRKGVETGQQVLRERFSGLRDLGDATLEQLEQCANQMPEDAYKRCRHVISENGRVMAAREALLAGDAKRFGELMLGSHVSQRNDFECSCEEIDFLVETAMTLQGCVGARLTGGGFGGCTVNLVRKEDVDTFTASIKDAYRQRFNIQPEVYVCDAVDGAVKLAAKERA, from the coding sequence TTGAGTACATCGTTTTCAACTCAGCACGAGACCGTTTTCCGTGCTCCCGCACGTGTGAATCTGCTGGGCGAACATACTGACTACAGCGGCGGCTATGTGCTTCCGATTGCGATTCCGTATTACACCGAAGTGAAGATCGCCGACGGCGACAGCCGTCACTATCTATTTCGCAGCCATCAGTTCTCCGGTGTCGCCGAGGGAGGCTGGAGAGACCTGCAGGAGCGGCGTCATTCCTGGAGCGACTATCCGGTCGGTGTGCTGCATGAACTGGTAAAGCTGGGCATCTCCCCTCCGCCTTTCGTTATGGACGTCAGCGGCAATGTGCCTTTAGGTGCGGGGTTGAGCTCGTCTGCTTCCATCGAGGTTGCCTCCTGCCTCGCCTTGCTGCACCGCAGCGGCAAGACCATGACCGATGCCGAGATCGCGTTGCTCTGCCAGAGAGCCGAGAACATCTTTGTGCAGTCACCGTGCGGCATTATGGACCAGTTTGTTGTTACAGCCGCGAAACAGGGACACGCGCTGCTGCTGCAGACGCGCGACCTGACCTATGACCTGGTGCCGGTGACCAGCGGTGCGCTCGCTGACTTGAGGATTGTTGCTTGCAACTCGCTGGTGAAACACTCCATCGCTGCCGGCGACTATGGCAGTCGCCGTAAAGGCGTTGAGACGGGGCAGCAGGTGTTGCGTGAGCGTTTTTCCGGTCTGCGTGATCTCGGTGATGCGACGCTCGAACAGTTGGAACAGTGCGCCAACCAGATGCCGGAAGACGCCTACAAACGCTGCCGTCATGTGATCTCGGAAAATGGTCGCGTCATGGCTGCACGCGAGGCGCTGCTCGCCGGCGATGCCAAGCGCTTTGGTGAACTGATGCTGGGCTCGCACGTCAGCCAGAGAAATGATTTCGAATGCAGTTGCGAAGAGATTGACTTTCTGGTCGAGACGGCCATGACGCTGCAGGGATGCGTGGGAGCACGTCTGACCGGCGGCGGCTTCGGCGGCTGCACCGTGAATCTCGTTCGCAAAGAAGATGTGGATACGTTTACGGCATCCATCAAGGATGCATATCGGCAACGCTTCAACATTCAGCCAGAGGTATACGTTTGCGATGCCGTCGATGGAGCAGTGAAGCTGGCGGCAAAGGAGCGTGCCTGA
- a CDS encoding UDP-glucose--hexose-1-phosphate uridylyltransferase, whose translation MEALWVQAPHRRWNPLRREWVLVSPHRTQRPWQGQMETPAVPAPITYDPTCYLCPGNMRANGERTPQYESTYVFQNDFAALKQDVPQAQLDLGYGLLRAETERGICRVLCFDPRHDLTLATMEVGKIRSVVDMWTSQAEELGARPEIQYVQIFENRGAMMGASNPHPHGQVWATEHIPNEPLMELAAQQEYYAKSQEPLLTAYLRTELIEQERVVASNETWVAVVPFWAVWPFETLLLPRCPVSSFTGLNAEERDGLADILHTLTAGYNRVFDTPFPYSMGFHPAPSDGQPHPEWTLHAHFYPPLLRSATVRKFMVGFELLGSPQRDITPESAAATLRSVMQAE comes from the coding sequence ATGGAAGCACTCTGGGTGCAGGCTCCGCATCGCCGCTGGAATCCGCTACGCCGTGAGTGGGTTCTGGTATCGCCGCATCGCACGCAACGCCCATGGCAGGGACAGATGGAGACACCGGCTGTTCCCGCGCCCATTACCTACGATCCCACGTGCTATCTGTGTCCCGGCAACATGCGCGCCAACGGAGAGCGCACACCGCAGTACGAGAGTACGTACGTCTTTCAGAACGACTTCGCTGCATTGAAGCAGGATGTTCCGCAGGCGCAGCTTGATCTGGGCTACGGTCTGCTGCGTGCAGAGACCGAGCGTGGCATCTGTCGCGTGCTCTGTTTCGATCCCCGGCATGACCTTACGCTGGCGACGATGGAGGTCGGAAAGATTCGTAGCGTCGTGGATATGTGGACCTCGCAGGCCGAGGAACTGGGTGCTCGCCCCGAGATTCAGTACGTCCAGATCTTCGAAAATCGCGGTGCGATGATGGGAGCCAGTAACCCGCATCCCCACGGGCAGGTCTGGGCGACGGAACATATCCCGAACGAGCCGTTGATGGAGCTTGCCGCACAGCAGGAATACTATGCGAAGTCGCAGGAGCCGCTGCTCACGGCCTATCTGCGTACCGAACTCATCGAGCAGGAGCGCGTGGTTGCCTCAAACGAAACCTGGGTAGCCGTCGTGCCATTCTGGGCAGTATGGCCCTTCGAGACGTTGTTGCTGCCCCGCTGCCCGGTGTCCTCATTTACGGGCTTGAATGCAGAAGAACGCGACGGGCTTGCAGACATCTTGCATACGCTTACGGCGGGGTATAACCGTGTCTTCGATACGCCGTTCCCATACTCAATGGGCTTTCATCCTGCTCCGTCGGATGGCCAGCCGCATCCGGAGTGGACGCTGCATGCGCATTTCTATCCGCCGTTGCTCCGTTCGGCGACGGTGCGTAAGTTCATGGTCGGATTTGAGCTGCTGGGGTCGCCGCAACGCGACATCACACCGGAGTCTGCAGCGGCAACGCTTCGCTCGGTGATGCAGGCCGAATAA
- a CDS encoding carboxylesterase/lipase family protein: MRRRELLQHGLGAAALLSSRAILAWAGPDSGPVVRTTAGDVRGTVRDGIANFLGIPYGADTKARRFQAPAPVAPWKGIRDATAWADRSPQLGGGGARREETRTNTETYHLPPDEGPISENCLHLNVWTPSPSRAGHERRPVLFYIHGGAYNSGTVNASLYDGTRLARRGDAVVVTVNHRLNAFGFLYLAELADDPAYADSGNVGMLDLVLALRWVRDNIAAFGGDPNRVTIWGQSGGGAKCATLMAMPAAHGLFHRVMSMSGQQVTAAPKKIATERTRAFLAKLGLDHLSGKDLRQKLDVLPLEALEEAARVSSAWLPVVDGGALPRDPFDPDAPPLSANVPMILGNTHDEIRGLIGGSQPALFSLTWEEAPAALTKNIGSFLGGIDPKDVVAKYRHWYPQYSPSDVFFAAATAFRSWPGQVIEAERRAQSPAASCTWVYQMDWPSPVAGGKFGAPHTLDIPFYFDNLALSPGMVGATAEDVRRAQPLADAMSETLLAYAKTGNPNNPAIPRWPAYDLSKRFTMTWDNKPSIVSDPRGEERKLAAQAHYHQPGT, from the coding sequence GTGCGTCGTCGCGAGTTGTTGCAACATGGGCTTGGTGCTGCTGCCTTGCTTTCGTCTCGAGCAATCCTTGCATGGGCAGGGCCTGACTCGGGACCGGTGGTTCGCACTACCGCGGGCGACGTGCGCGGCACGGTGCGCGACGGCATCGCCAACTTCCTGGGCATTCCATATGGAGCTGATACGAAGGCGCGTCGATTCCAGGCGCCAGCTCCAGTAGCACCCTGGAAAGGCATTCGCGATGCCACAGCCTGGGCAGACCGCTCTCCGCAGCTTGGTGGGGGAGGCGCCCGCCGCGAAGAGACGCGGACGAATACTGAGACATATCATCTGCCGCCCGACGAAGGACCGATCAGCGAAAACTGTCTCCATCTGAATGTATGGACTCCCTCGCCATCGCGCGCGGGACATGAACGACGGCCGGTGCTCTTTTATATCCACGGCGGGGCCTACAATAGCGGCACCGTTAATGCGTCGCTCTATGACGGAACACGGCTGGCGCGCCGCGGCGACGCTGTAGTAGTGACGGTCAATCACCGTCTGAATGCCTTTGGATTTCTTTATCTCGCCGAGCTGGCGGATGACCCGGCGTATGCAGACTCCGGGAACGTGGGCATGCTGGACCTGGTGCTGGCTCTGCGCTGGGTGCGTGACAACATCGCGGCCTTTGGCGGCGACCCGAACCGGGTCACAATCTGGGGACAGTCTGGAGGCGGGGCCAAGTGTGCCACGCTGATGGCGATGCCGGCGGCGCACGGTCTCTTTCATCGCGTCATGAGCATGAGCGGCCAGCAGGTTACCGCTGCTCCAAAGAAGATCGCCACCGAGCGCACGCGTGCGTTTTTAGCAAAGCTTGGATTAGATCACCTCTCCGGCAAAGACCTGAGGCAGAAACTCGATGTGCTGCCGCTTGAGGCACTGGAGGAGGCGGCGCGTGTCAGCAGCGCCTGGCTTCCCGTCGTCGATGGTGGCGCCTTGCCGCGCGATCCGTTTGATCCAGATGCGCCTCCGCTCTCCGCAAACGTTCCCATGATTCTCGGAAACACGCATGACGAGATCCGCGGCCTGATCGGCGGCTCCCAGCCTGCCCTCTTTTCTCTTACATGGGAGGAAGCACCGGCGGCCCTGACGAAGAATATCGGCAGCTTCCTCGGTGGTATCGATCCTAAGGACGTTGTAGCGAAATATCGGCACTGGTATCCGCAGTACTCGCCCTCAGATGTGTTCTTTGCCGCGGCGACCGCGTTTCGATCATGGCCGGGGCAGGTGATTGAAGCGGAGCGGCGTGCGCAGAGTCCGGCAGCAAGCTGCACCTGGGTTTATCAGATGGACTGGCCATCGCCAGTTGCAGGCGGAAAATTTGGCGCTCCGCACACGCTCGATATCCCGTTTTACTTCGATAACCTGGCACTCTCTCCGGGGATGGTCGGCGCCACCGCCGAAGATGTGCGCCGCGCTCAGCCTCTGGCCGATGCCATGAGCGAGACTCTGCTGGCTTACGCCAAAACCGGGAATCCGAACAATCCCGCAATCCCGCGGTGGCCTGCTTATGACCTCTCGAAGCGTTTTACGATGACTTGGGACAATAAGCCGTCAATTGTCTCCGATCCTCGCGGAGAAGAACGAAAATTGGCGGCACAAGCCCATTACCACCAGCCAGGTACGTGA
- a CDS encoding glycoside hydrolase family 28 protein, with product MIRPAVFALSLAALSVVAVAQDTRHVTEPVIPAACTVLKAKLHAENNALPEEDEQKLDTERIQHALDTCGGGKAVALRADGALNAFLSGPLELREGVTLLVDKGVTLYGSRDPKLYDTKPGGCGTSGPESSPCRPLISVKDVKNAAIMGDGAIDGRGGSQLIGKSYSWWQQSRAAEPTNTKYSAPRLLIANHADGLILYRIRLHNSPNFHVAVGNTNGFTVWGVHLLTPTVRGTDARNTDGIDPGSSGNVTVTKSWIDNGDDNIAIKAGVHHMSVIDNHFYSGHGMSMGSEARDESDILVDTLTLDHTTSGVRIKSNVQRGGIVRGVTYRNLCLRDVPVPISISPFYNGQTTDGIDDLGMKGPLTPDYKGIRIENFISLTPGIVQVAGLNAEHSTELTLDGVDVRGVKPEQVRARYSSITVGPKGANFTFTGSGVTATTPTPKVKMDFSCDNKFVPYQD from the coding sequence GTGATTCGTCCTGCTGTTTTTGCTCTCTCGCTTGCCGCCTTGAGTGTCGTCGCTGTGGCACAAGACACGCGCCATGTCACCGAGCCCGTCATCCCCGCAGCTTGTACCGTACTCAAGGCAAAACTGCATGCGGAGAACAACGCTCTGCCGGAAGAGGACGAGCAGAAACTCGATACGGAGCGCATCCAGCACGCGCTCGATACCTGCGGGGGTGGAAAAGCGGTGGCGCTGCGCGCTGACGGCGCGTTGAATGCATTTCTCAGTGGTCCGCTGGAGCTGCGCGAGGGCGTCACGCTGTTGGTGGACAAAGGGGTAACGCTCTATGGTTCACGCGATCCCAAGCTCTATGACACCAAGCCCGGCGGATGCGGCACCTCCGGTCCTGAGAGCTCGCCTTGCAGGCCACTCATCAGCGTGAAGGATGTGAAGAATGCCGCGATCATGGGCGATGGAGCCATCGATGGCCGTGGCGGAAGCCAGTTGATCGGCAAAAGCTATAGCTGGTGGCAGCAGTCGCGCGCGGCTGAGCCGACGAATACCAAGTACTCCGCACCACGGCTGCTGATTGCGAATCACGCCGATGGCCTGATCCTGTATCGCATCCGTCTGCATAACTCGCCCAATTTCCACGTCGCTGTGGGGAACACCAACGGATTCACTGTTTGGGGAGTGCATCTGCTTACGCCCACCGTGCGCGGAACAGATGCACGCAATACAGACGGTATCGACCCTGGCAGTTCTGGGAACGTCACTGTCACTAAAAGCTGGATCGACAATGGCGATGACAACATCGCCATCAAGGCCGGCGTGCACCACATGAGCGTGATCGACAACCACTTCTACAGCGGACACGGCATGTCGATGGGCTCCGAGGCGCGCGATGAGTCCGACATCCTGGTGGATACGCTGACGCTCGATCACACGACCAGCGGAGTCCGTATCAAGAGCAACGTGCAACGCGGCGGCATCGTCCGTGGTGTGACCTATCGCAACCTCTGTCTGCGCGATGTTCCCGTGCCGATCTCCATCAGCCCGTTCTATAACGGACAAACGACGGACGGCATCGACGATCTCGGCATGAAGGGACCGCTGACTCCCGACTACAAGGGTATTCGGATTGAGAACTTCATCAGTTTGACGCCCGGTATCGTCCAGGTCGCTGGGCTTAACGCAGAGCATTCCACGGAACTGACTCTGGATGGCGTCGACGTGCGCGGTGTAAAGCCCGAGCAGGTGCGTGCCCGTTACAGTTCCATCACCGTCGGACCGAAGGGCGCAAACTTCACCTTTACCGGCTCCGGAGTGACGGCGACGACGCCGACGCCAAAGGTGAAGATGGACTTTAGTTGCGATAACAAGTTTGTCCCGTACCAGGACTAG